A genomic window from Flavobacterium azooxidireducens includes:
- a CDS encoding GNAT family N-acetyltransferase: MLTLSFTPFPILESNRLLLRAVTVDDVNEVMELRGNLETMKFIPRPLVTSPEMALEHIAMIIEKIENNTGINWAITLKGNPKLLGVIGHYRIQPENYRSEIGYMLLPEYQGQGIVSEAINTVLDYGFNVLNFHSVEAVVDPENYVSAKVLEKNGFVKEAHFLENEYWDGKFWDSVVFSLLKRNFVKKNY, encoded by the coding sequence ATGCTCACCCTCTCCTTCACCCCATTCCCAATCCTCGAATCCAATCGTTTGTTGTTACGAGCGGTAACCGTTGATGATGTCAACGAAGTAATGGAACTTCGTGGCAATCTGGAAACGATGAAATTCATTCCACGACCATTGGTGACTTCACCCGAAATGGCATTGGAACACATTGCAATGATTATCGAAAAAATTGAAAATAATACGGGGATTAATTGGGCCATTACGTTAAAAGGAAATCCGAAATTGTTGGGTGTCATTGGTCATTATCGCATTCAACCTGAAAATTACCGATCGGAAATTGGCTACATGTTGTTGCCAGAATACCAAGGTCAAGGAATCGTGAGCGAAGCCATCAATACCGTTTTGGATTATGGTTTTAACGTGTTGAATTTTCATTCTGTGGAAGCGGTTGTTGATCCGGAAAATTATGTTTCTGCCAAAGTGTTAGAAAAAAACGGATTTGTAAAAGAAGCACACTTTTTGGAAAATGAATATTGGGATGGAAAATTTTGGGATTCAGTGGTTTTTTCACTTTTAAAACGAAATTTTGTAAAGAAAAATTACTAA
- the scpA gene encoding methylmalonyl-CoA mutase → MRKDIQQLKLEGGNQNLENPEKENFLTAENIELKTLYSKEDLKNIEHLDFGAGFAPNLRGPYATMYVRRPWTVRQYAGFSTAEESNAFYRRNLAAGQKGLSVAFDLATHRGYDSDHERVVGDVGKAGVAIDSVEDMKILFDQIPLNEMSVSMTMNGAVLPIMAFYIVAAEEQGVSPNLLSGTIQNDILKEFMVRNTYIYPPTPSMKIIADIFEYTSKNMPKFNSISISGYHMQEAGATADIELAYTLADGLEYIRTGLAAGMDIDTFAPRLSFFWAIGMNHFMEIAKMRAGRMLWAKLLKQFNPKDEKSLALRTHCQTSGWSLTEQDPFNNVARTCIEAAAAAFGGTQSLHTNALDEAIALPTDFSARIARNTQIFLQEETKICKTVDPWAGSYYVESLTNEIAQKAWALMEEVEELGGMTKAIEAGIPKLRIEEAAARKQARIDSSQDIIVGVNKYRLEKEDPLMILDVDNQMVRKQQLERLAEIKSSRDTEKVKASLAKLTESAKSGQENLLSLAVEAARNRATLGEISDALEEVFGRYKAQIRTFSGVYSKEIKNDESFEKAKQLADAFAKKDGRRPRIMIAKMGQDGHDRGAKVVATGYADVGFDVDIGPLFQTPAEAAKQAVENDVHILGVSSLAAGHKTLVPQVIEELKKYGREDIMVIVGGVIPAQDYQFLFDAGAVAVFGPGTKISEAAISILEVLLED, encoded by the coding sequence ATGAGAAAAGATATACAACAATTAAAATTAGAAGGTGGAAATCAGAATTTAGAAAATCCTGAAAAGGAGAATTTCTTAACAGCTGAGAACATTGAATTAAAAACTTTATATTCAAAAGAAGATTTAAAAAACATAGAACATCTTGATTTTGGTGCCGGATTTGCCCCTAATCTTCGTGGTCCTTATGCTACAATGTATGTTCGCAGACCTTGGACAGTTCGCCAATATGCTGGATTTTCTACTGCCGAAGAGAGTAATGCTTTTTATCGAAGAAATTTGGCCGCAGGGCAAAAAGGACTTTCGGTTGCGTTTGATTTAGCTACACACAGAGGTTATGATTCCGATCACGAACGTGTGGTAGGTGATGTGGGAAAAGCAGGTGTTGCCATCGATTCAGTGGAAGATATGAAGATTTTGTTTGACCAAATTCCGTTAAACGAAATGTCAGTTTCCATGACTATGAACGGAGCCGTTTTGCCAATTATGGCATTTTATATCGTAGCCGCAGAAGAACAAGGTGTGTCTCCAAATTTACTTTCCGGAACAATTCAGAATGATATTTTGAAAGAGTTTATGGTGCGAAATACATACATCTACCCACCTACTCCTTCGATGAAAATTATTGCCGATATTTTTGAATATACGAGCAAAAATATGCCTAAATTCAATTCGATTTCGATTTCAGGTTATCATATGCAAGAAGCCGGAGCAACCGCAGACATTGAATTGGCTTATACGTTAGCCGACGGTTTAGAATACATTCGAACCGGATTAGCAGCCGGAATGGATATTGATACCTTCGCTCCTCGCCTCTCTTTTTTCTGGGCGATTGGAATGAATCATTTTATGGAAATTGCCAAAATGCGTGCGGGTCGAATGTTATGGGCAAAATTACTCAAACAATTCAATCCGAAAGATGAAAAATCATTGGCTTTGCGAACACATTGTCAGACTTCGGGTTGGAGTTTAACCGAACAAGATCCGTTTAATAATGTGGCTCGTACGTGTATTGAAGCGGCTGCCGCAGCTTTTGGCGGAACGCAATCATTACACACCAATGCCTTGGATGAAGCGATTGCATTACCAACCGATTTCTCTGCTCGAATTGCTCGAAATACACAAATCTTTTTACAAGAAGAAACGAAAATCTGCAAAACGGTTGACCCGTGGGCAGGAAGTTATTATGTGGAAAGTTTGACAAATGAAATTGCTCAAAAAGCGTGGGCTTTGATGGAAGAAGTGGAAGAATTAGGCGGAATGACCAAAGCCATTGAAGCCGGAATTCCGAAACTGCGAATTGAAGAAGCCGCAGCCAGAAAGCAAGCTCGAATTGACAGCAGTCAAGACATTATTGTTGGCGTAAACAAATACCGTTTGGAGAAAGAAGATCCGTTGATGATTTTGGATGTGGATAACCAAATGGTTCGCAAGCAACAATTGGAACGATTGGCAGAAATAAAATCGTCTCGTGATACGGAAAAAGTAAAAGCCAGTTTGGCAAAATTGACTGAATCTGCAAAATCAGGTCAGGAAAATTTATTATCTTTAGCCGTAGAAGCAGCCCGAAACCGAGCAACTCTTGGCGAAATTAGTGATGCCTTAGAAGAAGTTTTCGGACGATATAAAGCACAAATCAGAACCTTTAGCGGCGTGTATAGTAAAGAAATTAAAAATGACGAAAGCTTTGAAAAAGCGAAACAATTAGCCGATGCTTTTGCCAAAAAAGACGGTCGTCGTCCCCGCATTATGATTGCCAAAATGGGACAAGACGGTCACGATCGCGGAGCAAAAGTAGTCGCAACCGGTTATGCCGATGTAGGTTTTGATGTGGACATTGGTCCACTTTTTCAAACTCCAGCCGAAGCTGCCAAACAAGCCGTGGAAAACGACGTGCATATTTTAGGCGTTTCTTCCTTGGCTGCCGGACACAAAACCTTGGTACCACAAGTGATTGAAGAACTCAAAAAATACGGTCGAGAAGACATTATGGTCATTGTAGGTGGCGTAATTCCTGCCCAAGATTACCAATTTTTGTTTGATGCCGGAGCGGTTGCCGTTTTTGGTCCTGGGACGAAAATTAGTGAAGCGGCGATTAGTATTTTGGAGGTTTTACTTGAAGATTAA
- a CDS encoding methylmalonyl-CoA mutase subunit beta, whose protein sequence is MATHLFKEFEPISSKQWKQQIQFELKGADYNETLVWESPEGIKVKPFYHIDENEVKIESPPSNGFRIIQNIYVYDVKKSNERALDSLKRGAESVRFTIENDAVSLNDLMENLPKENVTYYFNLLFLSSEFIKKIDAFANQNQYKIVILQDPVGQLAKDGNWFESLEKDFLHLNTISTVSTPTVSCKIDLYQNAGANMVQQLAYAMAHVNEYFNRIEKISSPITFEVAVGTNYFFEIAKLRALRLLFNALAKEYNHDFDCHIIATPTKRNKTLYDYNVNMLRTTTECMSAILGGANGVSNLAYDAIYHKDNEFGDRISRNQLLVLKHESYFNQVHNPADGAYYIESLTEQLAEKALALFKDIEANGGLITQLIEGTIQRKISESAQKEQDLFDSGKEVLLGTNKYPNKNDKMNHELELFPFVKINQRKTLITPIIERRLAEKSEQERLSLEQQP, encoded by the coding sequence ATGGCAACACATTTATTTAAAGAATTCGAACCGATTTCATCCAAACAATGGAAACAGCAAATTCAGTTTGAACTCAAAGGTGCGGACTACAACGAAACACTCGTTTGGGAAAGTCCGGAAGGTATCAAAGTGAAACCTTTTTATCACATCGACGAAAACGAAGTAAAAATCGAATCTCCGCCGTCGAACGGATTTAGAATTATTCAAAATATTTATGTTTATGATGTAAAAAAATCGAATGAAAGAGCACTGGATTCTTTGAAAAGAGGTGCGGAATCTGTTCGGTTTACAATTGAAAACGATGCTGTTTCTTTGAATGATTTGATGGAAAATCTTCCGAAAGAAAATGTGACTTATTATTTTAATTTACTTTTTCTATCGAGTGAATTTATCAAAAAAATTGACGCTTTTGCAAATCAAAATCAGTATAAAATAGTTATTCTTCAAGACCCTGTTGGTCAGCTAGCTAAAGATGGAAATTGGTTTGAATCGTTAGAAAAAGATTTTCTACATTTAAATACGATTTCTACTGTATCGACTCCTACAGTAAGCTGCAAAATTGATTTATACCAAAATGCCGGAGCCAATATGGTTCAGCAATTGGCGTATGCGATGGCACATGTGAATGAATATTTTAATCGTATAGAAAAAATTTCTTCTCCTATTACTTTTGAAGTGGCAGTGGGAACAAACTATTTCTTTGAAATTGCAAAACTGAGAGCTTTACGTCTTCTTTTCAATGCATTAGCTAAAGAATACAATCATGATTTTGATTGCCACATTATTGCTACACCAACCAAACGAAACAAAACACTGTATGATTATAATGTAAACATGCTTCGTACCACAACCGAATGCATGAGTGCAATTTTGGGAGGTGCAAATGGAGTTTCAAATTTGGCTTATGATGCTATTTATCACAAAGACAATGAATTTGGAGATAGAATTTCCCGCAATCAATTGTTGGTTTTAAAACACGAAAGTTATTTTAATCAAGTGCATAATCCGGCCGACGGAGCATACTATATTGAAAGCTTAACTGAACAATTAGCCGAAAAAGCATTGGCATTATTCAAAGATATTGAAGCAAATGGCGGATTAATTACGCAGTTAATTGAAGGTACAATTCAACGAAAAATTAGCGAAAGTGCTCAAAAAGAGCAAGATTTATTTGATTCCGGAAAAGAAGTTTTGTTGGGAACGAATAAATATCCAAACAAGAATGATAAAATGAATCATGAGTTAGAATTGTTTCCTTTTGTGAAAATAAATCAAAGAAAAACATTAATTACACCAATTATTGAAAGAAGATTGGCGGAGAAAAGTGAACAAGAACGTTTATCTCTAGAACAACAGCCATGA
- a CDS encoding FtsB family cell division protein, giving the protein MKFFQRLEEKYPWFKYVGNRYVLVLIFFAVWMLFLDNYSYLEHRFLNKELDELETNKKYYQEEIKKDCLDIKRLNNPDQIEKYAREKYYMKRDSEDIYIIEFEEEMLLEEEENHKSL; this is encoded by the coding sequence ATGAAGTTTTTCCAACGTTTAGAAGAAAAATATCCTTGGTTTAAATATGTCGGAAACCGATATGTTTTAGTCTTGATTTTCTTTGCCGTTTGGATGCTTTTTTTAGACAACTACTCCTATCTGGAACACCGGTTTTTGAACAAAGAACTCGATGAACTGGAAACCAACAAAAAATATTATCAAGAAGAAATTAAAAAAGACTGTCTTGACATCAAACGCCTCAATAATCCTGATCAAATTGAAAAATATGCTCGTGAGAAATACTACATGAAACGAGATAGCGAAGATATTTATATCATCGAATTTGAGGAAGAGATGCTACTCGAAGAGGAAGAAAATCACAAATCGCTATAA
- the udk gene encoding uridine kinase, with translation MLIIGIAGGTGSGKTTVVHQIMNELPETEVGIISQDSYYKETHNLSYDERTKINFDHPRAIDFELLVAHLKELKANNVIQQPVYSFVTHNRTDDTIVTHPRKVMLVEGILILANPELRDMFDIKIYVHADSDERLIRRLKRDIAERGRDMDEVINRYQNTLKPMHEQFIEPTKAFADIIIPNDKYNTVAIDVVRAVINQRIL, from the coding sequence ATGTTGATTATTGGCATTGCAGGTGGCACCGGAAGTGGAAAAACAACGGTTGTGCATCAGATCATGAATGAACTTCCTGAAACTGAAGTGGGTATAATTTCTCAAGATTCCTATTACAAAGAAACGCACAATTTGAGTTATGATGAGCGGACTAAAATAAATTTTGATCATCCAAGAGCGATTGATTTTGAATTGTTGGTGGCTCATTTAAAAGAATTGAAAGCAAACAATGTGATTCAGCAACCTGTTTACTCTTTTGTTACACACAACCGAACAGATGATACAATTGTAACACATCCTAGAAAAGTGATGTTAGTAGAAGGGATTTTGATTTTGGCAAATCCGGAACTTCGCGACATGTTTGACATTAAAATCTATGTTCATGCCGATTCGGATGAACGTTTAATCAGACGTTTAAAACGTGATATCGCCGAAAGAGGTCGTGATATGGATGAAGTGATTAATCGTTATCAAAACACCTTGAAACCAATGCACGAACAATTTATTGAACCCACAAAAGCTTTTGCCGATATTATTATTCCGAATGACAAATACAACACGGTTGCCATTGACGTGGTTCGGGCTGTAATCAACCAACGAATTTTATAA
- a CDS encoding adenylosuccinate synthetase yields the protein MKKCIRLFILLISGFVFAQKPSEIPGDTGKVELTETSDIIIYILIPIIIIILYFVWKKRKKNGSE from the coding sequence ATGAAAAAATGTATTAGATTATTTATTTTACTGATTTCTGGATTTGTTTTTGCTCAAAAGCCGAGTGAAATTCCGGGTGACACAGGCAAAGTTGAATTAACGGAAACTAGTGATATCATTATTTATATATTGATTCCCATCATAATTATTATTTTATATTTTGTTTGGAAGAAGCGAAAAAAGAATGGTTCTGAATAA
- a CDS encoding TlpA disulfide reductase family protein — protein sequence MKKIVVLLITASLFVACNKLEGNEFMISGTAEGISDGKLAILETLDESGMVLKPTDTAVIKNGKFEFKGTTTEPELRFIQLDSVQGKIVFILENGEISIKAFKDSINKSVIGGTFNNEQFAVYNKEQNVIQKKIADYRTVNKEKMEVAMQTNDTVTVNSLRDGFVKLNNEFKDYNVKFAEKNPKAFISVLMIQNMLMQPDSDFEKLEKTFNNLDKSVKDTKPGKNVGELISNRSSAEVGKAAPEFSAPNPEGKMVSLKESLGKVTIIDFWASWCGPCRKENPSVVALYNELHEKGLNIIGVSLDKEGDAQKWQDAITADKLTWPQVSNLKYWNDPVAKKYNVTSIPATFILDATGKIVARDLRGEELKAKVIELLGS from the coding sequence ATGAAAAAAATAGTTGTATTACTGATTACTGCTTCGTTATTTGTGGCTTGTAATAAATTAGAAGGTAATGAATTTATGATTAGTGGAACTGCCGAAGGAATCTCGGATGGTAAACTTGCCATATTAGAAACATTGGATGAAAGCGGTATGGTATTAAAGCCTACAGATACAGCTGTTATCAAAAACGGAAAATTTGAGTTCAAAGGAACAACTACTGAGCCTGAACTACGTTTTATTCAATTAGATAGTGTACAAGGCAAGATTGTATTTATTCTTGAAAATGGCGAAATTAGCATTAAAGCGTTTAAAGACAGCATCAACAAATCTGTTATTGGCGGAACATTTAACAATGAGCAATTTGCTGTTTATAACAAGGAACAAAATGTTATTCAGAAGAAGATTGCTGATTACAGAACTGTGAACAAAGAAAAAATGGAAGTAGCCATGCAAACAAATGATACAGTTACTGTGAACAGTTTGAGAGATGGTTTTGTAAAATTGAATAATGAATTTAAAGACTACAATGTTAAATTTGCTGAAAAAAATCCGAAAGCATTTATCAGTGTTTTAATGATTCAAAACATGTTAATGCAACCGGATTCTGATTTTGAAAAATTGGAAAAAACGTTTAACAATTTAGATAAATCTGTAAAAGATACAAAACCTGGTAAAAATGTAGGCGAATTAATTTCTAACAGAAGTTCTGCCGAAGTAGGAAAAGCAGCACCAGAATTTTCTGCTCCAAATCCGGAAGGAAAAATGGTTTCGTTAAAAGAATCATTAGGGAAAGTAACAATCATTGATTTTTGGGCTTCTTGGTGTGGACCATGTCGTAAAGAAAATCCAAGCGTAGTTGCTTTATACAACGAGCTTCACGAAAAAGGATTAAACATTATTGGTGTTTCTTTGGATAAAGAAGGTGATGCTCAAAAATGGCAAGATGCTATTACTGCTGATAAACTAACTTGGCCACAGGTTTCTAACTTAAAATATTGGAATGATCCTGTTGCAAAAAAATATAATGTAACAAGTATTCCTGCTACATTTATTTTAGATGCTACCGGAAAAATTGTTGCAAGAGATTTAAGAGGTGAAGAATTGAAAGCTAAAGTTATAGAATTATTAGGTTCATAA
- a CDS encoding Gfo/Idh/MocA family protein has protein sequence MSFFQNKTSSVKWGIIGCGDVTEKKSGPTYSKTDGFELFAVMRRDAEKAKDYALRHNVPYYFSNADELINHPEIDAVYIATPPDTHKFYALKVAQAGKICCIEKPMAVNYQECQEILNAFEEKKLPLFVAYYRRSLPRFNQIKQWLDEGEIGEIRHFSWYLSKTPSPIDLAKTYNWRTDEKIAPGGYFEDLASHGLDLFAHYFGEITSVNGISLNQQKLYSAKDAIVANWLHESGVTGSGTWNFGSFERKDKVEIIGSKGKIEFAVFDEKPILLTNQNGIKELFIEHPENIQLNHVQNMRDHLVGKSSHPSLGKYAAQTNWVMDRIVTKF, from the coding sequence ATGTCATTTTTTCAAAATAAAACTAGTTCAGTCAAATGGGGAATTATTGGTTGCGGAGATGTAACCGAAAAAAAAAGCGGACCAACCTACTCTAAAACTGATGGTTTTGAACTTTTTGCCGTCATGCGAAGAGATGCAGAAAAAGCAAAAGATTATGCTCTTCGACACAACGTACCATATTATTTTTCCAATGCTGATGAGTTGATTAATCATCCCGAAATAGATGCTGTTTACATTGCTACTCCTCCCGACACACATAAATTTTATGCTTTAAAAGTAGCACAAGCCGGAAAAATATGTTGCATCGAAAAACCTATGGCAGTTAATTATCAGGAATGTCAAGAAATTTTAAACGCTTTTGAAGAAAAGAAATTGCCTTTATTTGTGGCTTATTACAGAAGATCTTTGCCACGGTTTAATCAAATTAAGCAATGGTTAGATGAAGGCGAAATTGGTGAAATACGCCATTTTAGTTGGTATTTAAGTAAAACTCCTTCTCCTATTGATTTAGCCAAAACCTACAATTGGCGAACAGATGAAAAAATTGCACCCGGTGGTTATTTTGAAGACTTAGCCAGTCACGGACTCGATTTGTTTGCACATTATTTTGGAGAAATAACTTCAGTTAATGGAATAAGTTTAAACCAACAAAAATTATATTCTGCAAAAGATGCAATTGTTGCCAATTGGTTGCATGAATCGGGTGTAACCGGCTCAGGAACATGGAATTTTGGTAGTTTTGAACGTAAAGATAAAGTAGAAATTATCGGTAGTAAAGGCAAAATTGAGTTTGCTGTTTTTGATGAAAAACCTATTTTGTTAACTAATCAAAATGGAATAAAAGAATTGTTTATCGAGCATCCGGAAAACATTCAACTTAATCATGTGCAAAATATGAGAGATCATTTAGTTGGTAAATCTAGTCATCCATCTCTTGGAAAATATGCTGCCCAAACCAATTGGGTAATGGATAGAATAGTGACTAAGTTTTAG
- a CDS encoding ribonucleoside triphosphate reductase: MEKYVIKRNGIFRPFELFKIEQAIEKAFQSESQIFNPLVVEEVMKQLDTKETWAVEEIQDNIEKVLFSMNYFSVMKSFMVYRHTRKMQREHVLGLNEDTTYVDSTQTIEEYISQTDWRINANANTSYSNAGLVNNVAGKIIANYWLDKVYSKEEGFAHRNGDYHIHDLDCLTGYCAGWSLRVLLNDGFNGVRGRVESRPPNHFREALGQMANFLGILQSEWAGAQAFSSFDTYLAPYVFKDNLSFDEVLKAVRSFVYNLNVPARWGQSPFTNITLDWVVPDDLKVQIPTRNNEHLFSTTKSDEFLNRAKSRGVESPLELRYEHFQPEMNLINKAYYTVMTEGDANGQPFTFPIPTVNITEEFDWYGENTDILFENTAKIGSSYFQNFIGSQYIYDENGEKVENPDAYKPNAVRSMCCRLQLDLRELLKRGNGLFGSAEMTGSIGVVTINMARLGYLYSENKKDLYRQVDYLMELAKSTLEKKRVFVQDMYDRGLYPYTKRYLPHFRNHFSTIGVNGINEMILNFTKGKKDITSSFGMEMASEILEHIRNRMKEFQEETGNLYNLEATPAEGTTYRFAKEDKKRYDDIIQAGEGENIYYTNSSQIPVDFTEDPFEALLMQDQLQCKYTGGTVLHLYMNEKISTPEACRNFVKKVITNFKLPYITVTPVFSVCPVHGYLNGEHEYCPKCDEQLIEKLKLEKHENTNN; encoded by the coding sequence ATGGAAAAATATGTTATCAAAAGAAATGGAATTTTTCGGCCATTTGAATTATTTAAAATTGAACAAGCAATCGAAAAAGCATTCCAAAGTGAATCGCAAATCTTTAATCCGTTAGTGGTAGAAGAAGTGATGAAACAATTAGACACTAAAGAAACTTGGGCTGTAGAAGAAATTCAAGATAATATTGAAAAAGTGCTGTTTAGTATGAACTATTTTTCTGTAATGAAATCGTTCATGGTCTATCGGCACACCCGAAAAATGCAACGTGAACATGTTTTGGGGTTAAATGAAGATACGACTTATGTGGATAGCACGCAAACCATCGAAGAATATATTTCGCAGACAGATTGGCGAATTAATGCTAACGCAAACACATCTTATTCAAACGCCGGTCTGGTAAATAATGTAGCCGGGAAAATTATTGCAAACTACTGGTTAGACAAAGTGTACTCCAAGGAAGAAGGTTTTGCACACCGCAATGGCGATTATCATATTCATGATTTAGACTGCCTAACTGGCTATTGTGCCGGTTGGAGTTTGCGGGTTTTGTTAAATGATGGTTTCAATGGTGTTCGTGGCAGAGTAGAAAGCAGACCACCAAATCATTTTCGGGAAGCATTGGGTCAAATGGCTAACTTTTTAGGTATTTTGCAAAGCGAATGGGCAGGAGCACAGGCTTTTAGTTCATTTGATACCTATTTAGCTCCGTATGTTTTTAAAGACAATTTGAGTTTTGATGAGGTGCTAAAAGCGGTTCGAAGTTTTGTTTATAATCTTAATGTTCCGGCCCGTTGGGGACAATCGCCATTCACCAACATCACACTCGATTGGGTAGTTCCGGATGATTTAAAAGTGCAAATTCCAACCCGAAATAATGAGCATTTATTTTCAACAACAAAATCGGATGAGTTTTTAAACCGAGCAAAAAGTAGAGGAGTAGAATCGCCATTAGAACTTCGCTATGAGCATTTTCAACCCGAAATGAATCTCATCAACAAAGCCTATTATACGGTTATGACCGAAGGAGATGCCAACGGACAACCATTTACATTTCCAATTCCAACTGTAAACATTACTGAAGAATTTGATTGGTATGGAGAAAACACCGATATTCTTTTTGAAAATACGGCTAAAATAGGTTCTTCTTATTTTCAGAATTTTATTGGTAGTCAATATATTTATGATGAAAATGGTGAAAAAGTTGAAAACCCAGACGCTTATAAACCCAATGCTGTGAGAAGCATGTGTTGCCGTTTGCAACTCGACTTACGTGAATTACTCAAACGTGGAAATGGTTTATTTGGCAGTGCCGAAATGACCGGAAGTATTGGCGTCGTAACCATCAATATGGCTCGTTTAGGCTATTTGTATTCAGAAAATAAAAAAGATCTTTATCGTCAAGTTGATTATTTAATGGAATTGGCGAAATCCACTTTAGAAAAAAAGCGAGTGTTTGTGCAAGACATGTATGATCGAGGATTATATCCATACACCAAGCGTTATTTACCACATTTTAGAAATCATTTTTCAACCATTGGAGTTAATGGAATCAACGAAATGATTCTCAATTTTACGAAAGGTAAAAAAGACATTACCTCTTCATTCGGAATGGAAATGGCTTCTGAAATTTTAGAACATATTCGCAATCGAATGAAAGAATTCCAAGAAGAAACCGGAAATTTATATAATTTGGAAGCTACTCCGGCAGAAGGAACAACCTATCGTTTTGCCAAAGAAGACAAAAAACGCTATGATGATATTATTCAAGCAGGTGAGGGCGAAAATATTTACTATACCAACAGTTCTCAAATTCCCGTAGATTTTACCGAAGATCCATTTGAAGCTTTATTAATGCAAGACCAATTGCAATGCAAATATACCGGTGGAACGGTTTTGCATTTATATATGAATGAAAAAATAAGTACACCCGAAGCTTGTAGAAATTTTGTAAAAAAAGTAATAACCAACTTCAAACTACCCTACATTACAGTAACTCCTGTTTTTAGCGTTTGCCCCGTTCATGGTTATTTAAACGGTGAACATGAATATTGTCCAAAATGTGATGAACAACTTATAGAAAAATTAAAATTAGAAAAACATGAAAACACAAACAATTAA
- the nrdD gene encoding anaerobic ribonucleoside-triphosphate reductase codes for MKTQTINSTLEQHNDLRTKCLVYTRVMGYHRPVESFNIGKKGEHKQRTHFNECKC; via the coding sequence ATGAAAACACAAACAATTAATTCCACTTTAGAACAACACAATGATTTGCGAACCAAATGCTTAGTGTATACGCGAGTAATGGGCTATCATCGTCCTGTGGAAAGTTTCAATATCGGAAAAAAAGGAGAACACAAACAACGAACTCATTTTAATGAATGCAAATGCTAA
- a CDS encoding anaerobic ribonucleoside-triphosphate reductase activating protein, with protein sequence MNANAKKIIHSITPFTLLDYPDKTACILWFAGCNMKCSYCYNPEIVFGKGVFSIPETLDFLAKRKNLLDAVVFSGGECLLHKESLDLLRAIKEMGFLVKVDTNGSMPHRLNEALKLNFIDYIALDFKATKQKTKTITKANFYQHFFECLSLIQKNSVPYEVRTTVHSDLLMENDIAEMIHLLENNGYNGSYFLQHFRNNSITLAPLQYSSSIDYKHLSTPKIKVCMR encoded by the coding sequence ATGAATGCAAATGCTAAAAAAATAATTCACAGCATAACACCTTTCACGTTATTGGACTATCCGGATAAAACAGCCTGTATTCTATGGTTTGCCGGTTGCAACATGAAATGTAGTTATTGCTATAATCCGGAAATTGTTTTCGGGAAAGGTGTATTTTCCATTCCCGAAACATTGGATTTTTTAGCCAAACGAAAAAATTTATTAGATGCAGTTGTTTTTAGTGGTGGTGAATGTTTGTTGCACAAAGAATCGCTCGATTTATTACGAGCTATTAAAGAAATGGGTTTTTTGGTAAAAGTTGACACAAATGGAAGCATGCCTCATCGATTAAATGAAGCTTTAAAACTCAATTTTATTGATTATATCGCTCTTGATTTTAAAGCAACCAAACAGAAAACAAAAACAATAACCAAAGCCAATTTTTATCAACATTTTTTTGAATGTTTATCTCTAATTCAAAAGAATTCAGTTCCTTATGAAGTGCGAACAACCGTTCATTCCGATTTGTTAATGGAAAATGATATAGCAGAAATGATTCATCTTTTAGAAAATAACGGCTACAACGGAAGCTATTTTTTGCAACATTTTAGAAACAATTCTATCACCTTGGCACCACTTCAGTATTCAAGTTCAATTGATTATAAACATTTATCTACACCAAAAATTAAGGTTTGTATGCGTTAA